One stretch of Glycine soja cultivar W05 chromosome 7, ASM419377v2, whole genome shotgun sequence DNA includes these proteins:
- the LOC114418092 gene encoding zinc finger BED domain-containing protein DAYSLEEPER-like, with the protein MEFVARATPDNNDEISDSGTQPNKQMRKKSMVWDYFTVETVGAGCTRAYCKQCKKSFSYITDSKLSGTSHLKRHISLGICRVLWEKNQQRSYPKTGGSLDTANPPKKQPRATPGFAGNGISFDQERCNHDVAKMIILHDYPLHIVKQQGFIDFVRILQPQFNPLCLNSVEGDCVAIYLRKKQNLLNVINGIPGQVNLTLDLWTSNQAMGYVFVRGHFIDSDWKLHRPILNVVTVPFPVSDDSLNQTLVTCLSDWHLEGRLFTLALDKFFSSEAVMGNLRGLLFVKNPAILNGQLLNQNCYARVLSRLAADALWTMRETICKVRESVKHVNSSESHKRKFIELKQHLQVPSMMDLSIDDQCKWDTTYHMLVAACELKEVFTCLDTIDPDYRMTLTMGDWKQVDTLCTYLKYLYDAAIILTVQPCPTSNLFFAEVSKVQVELTHAAFSQDPFLSSLFLPLHKNFDQYWRESCLVLAIAVAMDPRHKMKLVEFTFAKIFGENAEEWIKIVEDGLRELFIEYSMQMFLTTTNGDEGDDIMIKKTFLEGSIDCSLFVDGDEFSDYEFYISDFTGNPQFKSELDEYLEEPLLTRVEEFDILSWWRVNGLKYPTLSRIASDILSLPVSTLSADSIFDMQIRKMDSYRSSLSSLTLEALICAKDWFQSE; encoded by the coding sequence ATGGAGTTTGTTGCTCGTGCTACCCCTGATAATAATGATGAGATATCTGATTCAGGAACACAACCCAATAAGCAGATGAGAAAGAAGTCTATGGTGTGGGACTACTTCACAGTGGAAACTGTTGGAGCTGGATGTACCAGGGCCTACTGTAAACAGtgcaaaaaatcattttcttatATAACTGATTCAAAATTATCTGGCACAAGCCATCTGAAAAGACACATTTCTTTGGGAATCTGTCGAGTGCTTTGGGAGAAAAACCAACAAAGATCATATCCCAAAACTGGTGGCTCTCTAGATACTGCCAATCCACCCAAGAAACAGCCAAGAGCAACACCTGGGTTTGCTGGTAATGGCATCTCATTTGATCAGGAGCGTTGCAACCATGATGTcgctaaaatgataattttacatGATTATCCACTTCATATTGTGAAACAACAGGGTTTCATTGATTTTGTGCGGATTCTTCAACCCCAGTTCAATCCATTATGTCTAAATTCTGTTGAAGGGGATTGTGTCGCTATCTACCTCAGAAAAAAGCAAAATCTGTTGAATGTTATTAATGGGATTCCTGGCCAAGTAAACCTGACATTGGATTTGTGGACTTCCAACCAGGCAATGGGCTATGTTTTTGTTCGAGGACACTTCATTGATAGTGATTGGAAATTACATCGTCCTATTCTCAATGTTGTTACAGTACCATTTCCTGTTTCTGATGACTCTTTAAATCAAACTTTAGTAACCTGCCTATCTGATTGGCATTTGGAGGGTCGGCTGTTTACCCTTGCACTTGATAAATTCTTTTCCAGTGAAGCTGTGATGGGAAATCTGAGAGGCCTTCTCTTTGTTAAGAACCCTGCAATCCTCAATGGTCAGTTGTTAAACCAGAATTGTTATGCTCGTGTTCTTAGTCGTCTTGCAGCAGATGCACTATGGACAATGAGAGAAACTATTTGCAAAGTTCGTGAAAGTGTAAAGCATGTGAATTCTTCTGAATCCCATAAAAGGAAGTTTATCGAGCTGAAGCAACATCTACAAGTACCTAGTATGATGGACCTTTCAATTGATGACCAGTGTAAATGGGACACAACATATCATATGCTTGTAGCTGCCTGTGAATTAAAGGAAGTCTTCACTTGCCTTGATACCATTGATCCTGATTACAGAATGACTCTAACAATGGGTGACTGGAAGCAGGTTGACACCCTGTGCACATATTTGAAGTATTTGTATGATGCAGCTATTATTTTGACTGTGCAACCATGCCCAACTTCAAACTTGTTTTTTGCTGAAGTGTCAAAAGTTCAGGTGGAGTTGACACATGCGGCCTTCAGCCAGGATCCTTTCCTTAGCAGTTTGTTTTTGCCTTTGCACAAGAACTTTGACCAATATTGGAGAGAAAGCTGCCTCGTCTTGGCAATTGCTGTAGCGATGGACCCAAGGCATAAAATGAAACTTGTCGAATTCACCTTTGCTAAGATATTTGGTGAGAATGCTGAGGAATGGATAAAAATAGTTGAGGATGGTCTTCGTGAACTTTTTATTGAATATAGCATGCAAATGTTCCTTACAACAACAAATGGCGATGAAGGGGATgacattatgataaaaaaaacatttctagAAGGGTCAATTGACTGCTCACTTTTTGTTGACGGGGATGAATTTTCGGATTATGAATTCTACATATCTGATTTTACGGGTAACCCACAATTTAAGTCAGAATTGGATGAGTACTTGGAAGAGCCTCTGCTGACCAGAGTGGAAGAATTTGATATTCTGAGCTGGTGGAGAGTAAATGGATTGAAGTACCCGACATTGTCTAGAATCGCATCTGATATCTTGTCTTTACCAGTTTCCACTCTGTCTGCAGATTCCATTTTTGACATGCAAATTAGAAAAATGGATAGCTACCGGAGTTCTTTAAGCTCCCTGACCCTTGAGGCCCTTATTTGTGCCAAAGATTGGTTCCAGTCTGAATGA
- the LOC114418093 gene encoding signal recognition particle 54 kDa protein 2-like, producing MVLAELGGSISRALQQMSNATIIDEKVLNDCLNDITRALLQSDVQFKLVRDMQTNIKNIVNLEDLAAGHNKRRIIQQAVFNELCKILDPGKPSFTPKKGKTSVVMFVGLQGSGKTTTCTKYAFYHQKKGWKPALVCADTFRAGAFDQLKQNATKAKIPFYGSYMESDPVKIAVEGVERFKQENCDLIIVDTSGRHKQEAALFEEMRQVSEATKPDLVIFVMDSSIGQAAFDQAQAFKQSVAVGAVIVTKMDGHAKGGGALSAVAATKSPVIFIGTGEHMDEFEVFDVKPFVSRLLGMGDWSGFMDKIHEVVPMDQQPELLQKLSEGNFTLRIMYEQFQNLLKMGPISQVFSMLPGFSAELMPKGREKESQAKIKRYMTMMDSMTNEELDSSNPKLMNESRMMRIARGSGRPVREVMEMLEEYKRLAKIWSKMKGLKIPKKGEMSALSRNMNAQHMSKVLPPQMLKQIGGMGGLQSLMKQMGSAKDMMGMFGGGGD from the exons ATGGTTCTCGCGGAGTTAGGAGGGAGCATTTCGCGTGCTCTTCAGCAGATGAGCAATGCGACGATCATCGACGAGAAAGTCCTCAACGATTGCCTCAACGACATCACGCGCGCGCTTCTCCAATCCGATGTTCAGTTCAAGCTCGTCCGCGACATGCAGACCAACATCAAGAACATTGTCAACCTCGAAGACCTCGCCGCAGGTCACAACAAGCGCAGGATCATCCAGCAGGCCGTCTTCAACGAGCTCTGCAAGATCCTCGATCCCGGAAAACCCTCTTTTACCCCTAAAAAGGGCAAAACCAGCGTCGTCATGTTCGTTGGCCTGCAAG GATCTGGCAAAACGACGACGTGTACGAAATACGCGTTTTATCATCAGAAGAAAGGGTGGAAGCCTGCTCTGGTGTGTGCGGATACGTTCAGAGCTGGTGCTTTTGATCAGTTGAAGCAAAACGCTACTAAAGCGAAGATCCCTTTCTATGGAAG CTATATGGAGTCAGATCCTGTGAAAATTGCTGTGGAAGGGGTTGAACGATTCAAGCAAGAAAACTGTGATCTTATAATTGTTGACACTAGTGGGCGGCACAAGCAAGAAGCTGCTCTTTTTGAAGAAATGCGCCAAGTTTCAGAAGCAACG AAACCAGATCTTGTTATATTCGTTATGGATAGCAGTATCGGTCAGGCTGCTTTTGATCAGGCTCAAGCATTTAAACAGAGTGTTGCAGTTGGAGCTGTCATTGTCACTAAAATGGATGGCCATGCAAAGGGTGGTGGGGCTCTTAGTGC TGTAGCAGCAACAAAGAGTCCTGTCATATTCATTGGAACTGGAGAACACATGGATGAATTTGAAGTTTTTGATGTTAAACCATTTGTCAGTCGTCTATTAG GCATGGGAGACTGGTCTGGGTTCATGGATAAAATTCATGAAGTTGTTCCTATGGATCAACAACCTGAACTGCTTCAAAAGCTGTCAGAAGGAAACTTCACCTTGAGAATTATGTATGAGCAGTTTCAGAACTTACTTAAAATGGGTCCCATCAGCCAG GTCTTTTCTATGCTACCAGGATTTAGTGCTGAATTAATGCCAAAAGGCCGTGAGAAGGAAAGCCAGGCTAAAATTAAACGTTACATGACAATGATGGACTCGATGACAAATGAAG AGTTGGATAGTTCAAACCCAAAGCTCATGAATGAGTCCCGAATGATGCGAATAGCTCGAGGTTCTGGTCGTCCAGTTAGGGAAGTAATGGAAATGTTAGAAGAGTACAAACGTCTTGCAAAGATATGGAGCAAAATGAAAGGGCTTAAAATACCTAAGAAGGGTGAAATGAGCGCCTTATCCCGAAATATGAATGCTCAACACATGAGCAAAGTCCTCCCTCCTCAGATGCTAAAGCAAATTGGAGGCATGGGTGGGTTACAAAGCTTGATGAAGCAGATGGGGTCTGCTAAAGATATGATGGGAATGTTTGGCGGTGGTGGTGATTAG
- the LOC114418094 gene encoding mediator of RNA polymerase II transcription subunit 7a-like isoform X2, protein MATATYPPPPPYYRLYKDYLQNPKSAPDPPPPIEGTYLCFGANYTTSDVLPTLEEQGVRQLYSKGPNVDFKKELRSLNGELQLHVLELADILIERPSQYARRVEEISTVFKNLHHLLNSLRPHQARATLIHILELQIQRRKQAVEDIKRLKMVISILTGRM, encoded by the exons ATGGCGACGGCAACGTACCCTCCACCGCCACCTTATTACAGACTTTACAAAGATTACTTGCAAAACCCTAAGTCTGCTCCCGACCCTCCACCGCCTATTGAAGGCACTTATCTTTGTTTTGGAGCCAATTACACC ACTAGTGATGTTCTACCAACCTTGGAAGAACAAGGGGTGCGCCAGCTCTATTCTAAGGGCCCTAATGTTG ATTTCAAGAAGGAGCTGAGGTCACTCAACGGAGAGTTGCAACTACACGTTTTGGAGCTTGCTGATATTCTTATTGAGAGACCTTCACAGTATGCAAGGAGAGTAGAAGAAATTTCAACAGTATTCAAAAACTTACACCACCTTTTAAATTCATTGCGTCCTCATCAG GCGAGAGCAACATTGATTCATATTTTGGAACTTCAGATACAGCGCCGTAAACAAGCAGTGGAGGACATAAAGag gttGAAAATGGTGATTTCTATTTTAACGGGACGAATGTGA
- the LOC114418094 gene encoding mediator of RNA polymerase II transcription subunit 7a-like isoform X1 has product MATATYPPPPPYYRLYKDYLQNPKSAPDPPPPIEGTYLCFGANYTTSDVLPTLEEQGVRQLYSKGPNVDFKKELRSLNGELQLHVLELADILIERPSQYARRVEEISTVFKNLHHLLNSLRPHQARATLIHILELQIQRRKQAVEDIKRRREEARRLLNESLATLDGH; this is encoded by the exons ATGGCGACGGCAACGTACCCTCCACCGCCACCTTATTACAGACTTTACAAAGATTACTTGCAAAACCCTAAGTCTGCTCCCGACCCTCCACCGCCTATTGAAGGCACTTATCTTTGTTTTGGAGCCAATTACACC ACTAGTGATGTTCTACCAACCTTGGAAGAACAAGGGGTGCGCCAGCTCTATTCTAAGGGCCCTAATGTTG ATTTCAAGAAGGAGCTGAGGTCACTCAACGGAGAGTTGCAACTACACGTTTTGGAGCTTGCTGATATTCTTATTGAGAGACCTTCACAGTATGCAAGGAGAGTAGAAGAAATTTCAACAGTATTCAAAAACTTACACCACCTTTTAAATTCATTGCGTCCTCATCAG GCGAGAGCAACATTGATTCATATTTTGGAACTTCAGATACAGCGCCGTAAACAAGCAGTGGAGGACATAAAGag GAGGAGAGAAGAAGCACGAAGGCTCCTTAACGAGTCCTTGGCAACACTTGATGGCCATTAG
- the LOC114418096 gene encoding uncharacterized protein LOC114418096: protein MSAAVCGSKRSFFEELPPSPPLSKRLRCSSSPIRFPPPSSIDQLRPLFPHMDDLVLERALQECGNDIDAAIKRLNELCLGTADGNGIAEESEVVINLGAGKLEGDGNASVSEEQPALNNHLPADGAEWIDFFVREMMVATSVDDARARAARMLEVLEKSISERAKAEATDALQKENLMLKEQIEALIKEKNSFKNAFRIQHERFADYEVKNQELQHLKQLVSQYQEQIRTLEVNNYALAMHLKQAQQSNPFPGRFPPDVF from the exons ATGTCTGCTGCTGTGTGCGGAAGCAAGAGATCTTTCTTCGAAGAGCTTCCTCCTTCTCCGCCACTCTCCAAGAGGCTCCGTTGTTCCTCTTCGCCGATTCGATTCCCTCCTCCTTCTTCCATCGACCAACTTCGCCCTCTCTTTCCCCACATGGACGACTTG GTTCTTGAGAGAGCTCTCCAAGAATGTGGCAATGATATAGATGCTGCCATCAAGAGGTTGAATGAGCTTTGCTTGGGAACTGCCGATGGAAATGGAATTGCTGAAGAATCGGAGGTTGTCATTAATCTGGGTGCAG GTAAATTGGAAGGTGATGGAAATGCTTCTGTTTCTGAGGAGCAGCCTGCTTTGAACAATCACCTTCCTGCAGATGGAGCAGAATGGATTGACTTTTTTGTCAGGGAAATGATGGTTGCTACTAGTGTTGACGATGCTAGAGCCCGTGCTGCCAGAATGCTGGAGGTTCTAGAGAAATCAATCAGTGAAAGAGCAAAGGCTGAGGCAACTGATGCACTTCAGAAG gaaaatttgatgcttaaAGAGCAAATTGAAGCGTTAATTAAGGAgaaaaattctttcaaaaatgCTTTTAGAATCCAGCATGAGCGATTTGCTGATTATGAGGTTAAGAACCAAGAGTTACAGCATTTGAAGCAATTGGTGTCTCAATACCAGGAGCAGATTAGAACCCTCGAG GTGAATAACTATGCTTTGGCAATGCATTTGAAGCAGGCTCAACAGAGCAACCCCTTTCCTGGGCGCTTCCCACCTGATGTCTTCTAA
- the LOC114418095 gene encoding PTI1-like tyrosine-protein kinase At3g15890 isoform X1: MAFWFCCGKVSTRRRRGKEQPKWRVFSLKELHSATNNFNYDNKLGEGSFGSVYWGQLWDGSQIAVKRLKVWSNRAETEFTVELEILARIRHKNLLSLRGYCAEGQERLIVYEYMQNLSLHSHLHGHHSFECLLDWNRRMNIAIGSAEGIVYLHHQATPHIIHRDIKASNVLLDSDFRARVADFGFAKLMPDGATHMTTKVKGTLGYLAPEYAMLGKANESCDVYSFGILLLELTSGKRPIEKLNSTVRRSIVDWALHLVCEKKFSEIADPRLNGNYVEGELKRVVLVALMCAQDLPEKRPTILDVIELLKGESKDKFYHIENSEMFRSLLAVESNDETSVAEDSLDYISEEKELQRPLKGNN, from the exons ATGGCTTTTTGGTTTTGTTGCGGAAAAGTTTCCACTCG CAGAAGACGAGGGAAAGAACAACCTAAATGGCGGGTGTTTTCTTTGAAGGAATTACACTCTGCCACAAATAATTTCAACTATGATAACAAGCTTGGAGAAGGTAGCTTCGGCAGTGTGTACTGGGGCCAACTTTGGGATGGATCACAA ATTGCAGTGAAAAGATTGAAAGTTTGGAGCAACAGAGCAGAGACTGAATTTACTGTTGAACTTGAAATATTGGCAAGAATACGACACAAGAATCTTCTCAGTCTTCGTGGCTACTGTGCTGAAGGACAGGAACGGTTAATTGTATATGAATATATGCAAAATTTGAGCCTCCACTCTCATCTTCATGGACATCACTCATTCGAATGCCTTCTTGATTGGAATCGGCGGATGAACATTGCAATTGGTTCTGCTGAAGGAATTGT GTATCTTCATCACCAAGCAACACCGCATATCATCCACAGAGATATTAAAGCAAGCAACGTGTTGCTGGATTCTGATTTCCGTGCCCGGGTTGCTGATTTCGGGTTTGCTAAGTTGATGCCTGACGGGGCAACGCATATGACTACAAAAGTAAAGGGTACCCTGGGCTACCTTGCACCAGAATATGCTATGTTAGGCAAAGCAAATGAGAGTTGTGATGTCTACAGTTTTGGCATTCTCCTTCTGGAACTCACCAGTGGCAAGAGACCAATTGAAAAGCTTAATTCCACAGTGAGGCGATCTATAGTTGATTGGGCATTGCATTTGGTTTGTGAGAAGAAATTTAGTGAAATTGCTGATCCAAGACTAAATGGCAACTATGTGGAGGGAGAGCTTAAAAGAGTTGTTTTAGTTGCACTTATGTGTGCTCAGGATCTACCTGAGAAGAGACCCACCATACTTGATGTGATAGAGCTACTGAAGGGAGAATCTaaagataaattttatcatatagAGAACAGTGAAATGTTCAGAAGCCTTCTAGCTGTAGAAAGCAATGATGAGACATCAGTGGCTGAAGACAGTTTAGACTATATAtcagaagaaaaagaattacaacgTCCCTTGAAAGGGAATAATTAA
- the LOC114418095 gene encoding PTI1-like tyrosine-protein kinase At3g15890 isoform X2, with product MAFWFCCGKVSTRRRGKEQPKWRVFSLKELHSATNNFNYDNKLGEGSFGSVYWGQLWDGSQIAVKRLKVWSNRAETEFTVELEILARIRHKNLLSLRGYCAEGQERLIVYEYMQNLSLHSHLHGHHSFECLLDWNRRMNIAIGSAEGIVYLHHQATPHIIHRDIKASNVLLDSDFRARVADFGFAKLMPDGATHMTTKVKGTLGYLAPEYAMLGKANESCDVYSFGILLLELTSGKRPIEKLNSTVRRSIVDWALHLVCEKKFSEIADPRLNGNYVEGELKRVVLVALMCAQDLPEKRPTILDVIELLKGESKDKFYHIENSEMFRSLLAVESNDETSVAEDSLDYISEEKELQRPLKGNN from the exons ATGGCTTTTTGGTTTTGTTGCGGAAAAGTTTCCACTCG AAGACGAGGGAAAGAACAACCTAAATGGCGGGTGTTTTCTTTGAAGGAATTACACTCTGCCACAAATAATTTCAACTATGATAACAAGCTTGGAGAAGGTAGCTTCGGCAGTGTGTACTGGGGCCAACTTTGGGATGGATCACAA ATTGCAGTGAAAAGATTGAAAGTTTGGAGCAACAGAGCAGAGACTGAATTTACTGTTGAACTTGAAATATTGGCAAGAATACGACACAAGAATCTTCTCAGTCTTCGTGGCTACTGTGCTGAAGGACAGGAACGGTTAATTGTATATGAATATATGCAAAATTTGAGCCTCCACTCTCATCTTCATGGACATCACTCATTCGAATGCCTTCTTGATTGGAATCGGCGGATGAACATTGCAATTGGTTCTGCTGAAGGAATTGT GTATCTTCATCACCAAGCAACACCGCATATCATCCACAGAGATATTAAAGCAAGCAACGTGTTGCTGGATTCTGATTTCCGTGCCCGGGTTGCTGATTTCGGGTTTGCTAAGTTGATGCCTGACGGGGCAACGCATATGACTACAAAAGTAAAGGGTACCCTGGGCTACCTTGCACCAGAATATGCTATGTTAGGCAAAGCAAATGAGAGTTGTGATGTCTACAGTTTTGGCATTCTCCTTCTGGAACTCACCAGTGGCAAGAGACCAATTGAAAAGCTTAATTCCACAGTGAGGCGATCTATAGTTGATTGGGCATTGCATTTGGTTTGTGAGAAGAAATTTAGTGAAATTGCTGATCCAAGACTAAATGGCAACTATGTGGAGGGAGAGCTTAAAAGAGTTGTTTTAGTTGCACTTATGTGTGCTCAGGATCTACCTGAGAAGAGACCCACCATACTTGATGTGATAGAGCTACTGAAGGGAGAATCTaaagataaattttatcatatagAGAACAGTGAAATGTTCAGAAGCCTTCTAGCTGTAGAAAGCAATGATGAGACATCAGTGGCTGAAGACAGTTTAGACTATATAtcagaagaaaaagaattacaacgTCCCTTGAAAGGGAATAATTAA